The genomic window TTGCCTGCCGAGCCTGATAGCCGGTGTCCATCGGGTCGTTCTCCGGATCCAGCCAGGAGCGCACCCGGTCCGACCGGTAACCGGCAGACATCGCCAAGACCGCGCCGGCCATGAACACCGCCAGCAGCGAGGTGCCGAAGACGCGCAGCGGCAACCCGGCGTACCACAGCAACGCCAGCAGGATGATGCCCAGCGACACCGTCTGCCCCAGGTCGGGCTGGGCCACGATCAGCGCCAGCGCGATGATCGCGGCGGGCACCAACGGAACCAGCATCTCGCGCAGCGCGGCCCGTTCCAGGCGTCGGCTGGCCAGCAGGTGCGCACCCCAGATCGCGAACGCGATCTTGGCCAGCTCGGAGGGCTGCATCGAGAAGCCCGCGATGACGAACCACTTCCGCGAGCCGTTGGCCAGATGGCCGATGCCGGGAACCAGCACCAGCACCAGCAAGATGATGGTCACCACGTAGCCGGTGAAAGCCACTCGCCGCAGGAACCGCACCGACATCCGCATCGCGACGTAGGCCGCCACCAGGCCGATGACCGTCCAGAGCACCTGCTTGCCGAAGATCACCCACGCCGAACCGTCTGCGCCGTAGGACCGCACACCCGACGCCGACAGCACCATGATCAGGCCGAGCGTCGTCAGCAGCGTCGCGACGGCGATGATCAGGTGAAACGAGGTCATGGGCCGACCCAGCCAGGTGCCGACGCGGGCCCGAGCGTTGCTGAACTGCGCCGTGGCGGGCGCTTTCGCCGGGGCCGTCGCCGACGTGTCGTGGACGCCGGAGTCGTCCGGCGTCGCGATGGCATCCGTCGTGGCCTCGGTATCGGCCTCCGAATAGGCGGCGCGCTGCTCGGCTGAAGCGTCCGCGCCCGCATCGGCCGGCGCGGCGTCGACGGCCCTGTTGCCCCGGCGCATCAGCCGGGTCAGTTTCTTCGCCACGCGCGCCTACTGCTGCGCCGCGCGGACGGCCGCCGCGAAGGCGTCACCGCGGTCGGCGTAACCGGTGAACTGGTCGAACGATGCGCCCGCCGGCGCCAGCAACACGGTGTCGCCCGGCTTGGCCAGCTCCCGGGCCGCGGCGACCACCGCGGTCATGACCCGGGTGCCGAGTTTCACATCAGACTCATCTGTCACATCTGCACCAGGAATCACAACAGTCGCATTCATACCAGCATCCTCGCCTGTCACAACCTGGACGACGGGGACATCCGGCGCGTGTCGCGATAACGCCTCTGCAACCTCTTGGCGATCCTGGCCAATGAGCACGGCGCCGACCAGCCGCGACGCGACTCGGGCCACCTCGGCATCGACCGATGCGCCCTTCAGCAGACCGCCGGCCACCCACACCACGCGGGGGTAGGCCAGGATCGACGCCTCGGCGGCGTGCGGGTTGGTGGCCTTGGAATCGTCGACGTATCGGATGCCGTCGGCGACGAGCACCACCTCGGCCCGATGCCGGCCCACCCGGAACGAGGCGATCGCCGCCGCGATCGCCACCGCGGGCACGTCCACGCAGCGGGCCAGCGCCGCGGCGGCCAGCGCGTCGAGCACGCCGACGGGCCCCGGCACGGGGATCGAGTCGACCGGCAGCAGCGTCAGGTCGTCGGCGAAGGCGCGGTCGACCAGCTGCCCGTCGCGCACCCCGAGCTCCCCGGCCGCCGGTTCGCCGAGCCGGAAACCGGCCTGCACCGGCGCGGCCGCGGTGTCCAGCAGGGCGGCGGCCCGGGCGTCGTCGAGGCCGACGACGGCCACCCGGCCATCGAGCACCCGGGCCTTCGCCGCGGTGTACTCCGCCATCGTCGAATGCCAATCCAGATGGTCCTCGGCGATGTTGAGCACCACCCCCGCCTCGGGCCGCAGCGACGGCGCCCAGAACAGTTGGAAGCTCGACAGCTCGACGGCCAGCACGTCGGCGGGCTGTTCGAGGACGTCGAGCACCGGATCGCCGATGTTGCCGCACAGCACGCTGCGCACGCCGCCCGCCGTCAGCATGGCGTGCAGCATCGATGTCGTCGTCGTCTTGCCGTTGGTCCCGGTCACCACCAACCAGCGGCGCGGCGGCCCGTAGCGACCCGCGGAGTCCAGGCGCCAGGCCAATTCGACGTCGCCCCAGATGGGGACGCCCGCCGCCGCGGCCGCCGCCAGCACGGGCGCCGACGGATGAAACCCGGGACTGGTGACCACCAGCGCGTAGCCGGCGATCCGGGCGGCCGCGCTCGCGGGATCGACTGTCGCGACTCCGCTTTCGGCATACGGGCGCAGCATGGCCGGATCGTCGTCGCACAGGGTCGGCGCGGCGCCGAATCGCTGCAGCGCGGCCAGGATTGCCCGTCCGGTCACCCGCGCGCCGGCGATCAGCACGGGCGCACCGGGCGCTAGGGGGTCGAGCCCGCTCACGTCAGGCCCCGACTGCGCCGAGCCACTCACCGTAGAACAGCGCCACGCCCAGGCCACAGGTGATCGCGGTAAGCAGCCAGAAGCGGATGATCACCGTGGTTTCGGCCCAGCCGCTCAACTCGAAGTGGTGGTGGAAGGGCGCCATCCGGAATACCCGTCGCCCGGTCGTGCGGAAGGCCAGTATCTGCAGCACCACCGAGCCGGCCTCGGCGACGAACAACGAACCCAGCACCACCGCCAGGATTTCGGTGCGGCTGGTGACCGACAGGCCCGCGATGATGCCGCCGAGCGCCAGCGAGCCGGTGTCTCCCATGAAGATCTTGGCCGGCGCGGCGTTCCACCACAGAAAGCCGATGCAGGCGCCCGCGGTGGCGGCCGCCACGATCGCCAGGTCCAGCGGGTCGCGCACGTTGTAGCAGCCCAGGCCCGGCGCGGTGACGCACGCGTTGCGGTACTGCCAGAAGGTGACCAGCACGTAGGCGCCGGTGACCATCGCCATGGTGCCGGCGGCCAACCCGTCCAGGCCGTCGGTGAAGTTCACCGCGTTGGACCAGGAAGTGACGATGACCACGCAGAACAGCACGAACAGCGCGGGAGTCAGCGTGACGGTGGCGATCTCACGCACGTAGGACAGATCGGGGCTGCCCGGCGTCAGGCCACTGGCATTGTGGAATCCCAGCACCAGCACCCCGAACAGCACCGCGGCGCTGATCTGCCCGACCGTCTTGGCGGTCTTGTTCAGCCCGAGGTTGCGCGAGCGCCGGATCTTGATCAGGTCGTCGAGGAAGCCGACGCCGCCCAGGACGGTTGCCAGGCCCAGCACCAGCAGACCGGACGCGGACACGCCCTCGCCGTCGAACGCCAGCCCGGCCAGGTGGGTGCCCAGGTAACCCGCCCAGATGCCTGCCACGATGGCGACGCCACCCATCGACGGGGTGCCGCGTTTGGCGTGGTGGCTGGGCGGGCCGTCCTCGCGCGTCTGATGGCCGAAGCCCTGGCGGGTGAACAGCCGGATCAGCGCGGGCGTTAACAGGATCGACACCATCAGCGCGATGGCGACGGCGATCAGGATCTGCCTCACGGGCGAGCCCCGGCGTCCGAGTCATCTGGGTCTTCGGCGGCCAGCGCCTCCGCCAGCGCACCCAGCCCGGCCGCGTTGGACGCCTTGACCAACACCACGTCGCCGGGCTGTACCTCGGCACGCAACAGGGCCAGGGCGGCATCGCTGTCGGCCACCTGTCGAGCCCCCCTGTCCCCGGGGGCACCCCAGGAGCCCCATGCCCCTTCCAAGACCGCTGCGTGGTGCATGGCGCTCATCGACCTCCCCATTCCCACGACAACGAGTCGAGACACATCTAAGCGCACTGCCAGACGACCGATGCCATCGTGCTCGGATATCGCATCGTCGCCGAGTTCGGCCATTTCGCCGAGCACCGCCCAGCTGCGCCGGGGAGGAGCGCCCGGTTGCTGCCCACCGTGGGCGATCCAGGCCAGCGCCTGCAGCCCGGCCCGCATCGAGTCGGGGTTGGCGTTGTAGGCATCGTCGATCACCGTGACCCCGTCGGCGCGCGTGGTGACCTGCATCCGGTGCCGCGACACCGGGCCCGTGGCGGCCAGCGCCTCGGCCACCTGCTCGACACTGGCGCCGCAGTGCAGCGCGACCGCGCCCGCGCACAGCGCGTTCGTGACCTGGTGGTCGCCGTACACCCCGAGTTGGACCTCCGCCTGGGCGCCTTTGGCATGCAACGTAAAGCGCGGCCGGGCCAACTCGTCCAGCGACACGCCCTCGGCC from Mycobacterium shigaense includes these protein-coding regions:
- the ftsW gene encoding putative lipid II flippase FtsW — protein: MRRGNRAVDAAPADAGADASAEQRAAYSEADTEATTDAIATPDDSGVHDTSATAPAKAPATAQFSNARARVGTWLGRPMTSFHLIIAVATLLTTLGLIMVLSASGVRSYGADGSAWVIFGKQVLWTVIGLVAAYVAMRMSVRFLRRVAFTGYVVTIILLVLVLVPGIGHLANGSRKWFVIAGFSMQPSELAKIAFAIWGAHLLASRRLERAALREMLVPLVPAAIIALALIVAQPDLGQTVSLGIILLALLWYAGLPLRVFGTSLLAVFMAGAVLAMSAGYRSDRVRSWLDPENDPMDTGYQARQAKFALAHGGVFGDGLGQGVAKWNYLPNAHNDFIFAIIGEELGFVGAFALLGLFGLFAYTGMRIARRSADPFLRLLTATTTMWVLGQAFINIGYVIGVLPVTGLQLPLISAGGTSTAATLFMIGLMANAARHEPDAVAALRAGRDDKMNRLLRLPPPEPYTPPRIEAFRDRKRSSAQPTRSPAQGKGRKAPQPPARKAAIPSAKTSRRNADPPMRPAFPRTGARQATHSGHHGSRRRHADVAAGRRQVRRSRALEGQRYG
- the murD gene encoding UDP-N-acetylmuramoyl-L-alanine--D-glutamate ligase encodes the protein MSGLDPLAPGAPVLIAGARVTGRAILAALQRFGAAPTLCDDDPAMLRPYAESGVATVDPASAAARIAGYALVVTSPGFHPSAPVLAAAAAAGVPIWGDVELAWRLDSAGRYGPPRRWLVVTGTNGKTTTTSMLHAMLTAGGVRSVLCGNIGDPVLDVLEQPADVLAVELSSFQLFWAPSLRPEAGVVLNIAEDHLDWHSTMAEYTAAKARVLDGRVAVVGLDDARAAALLDTAAAPVQAGFRLGEPAAGELGVRDGQLVDRAFADDLTLLPVDSIPVPGPVGVLDALAAAALARCVDVPAVAIAAAIASFRVGRHRAEVVLVADGIRYVDDSKATNPHAAEASILAYPRVVWVAGGLLKGASVDAEVARVASRLVGAVLIGQDRQEVAEALSRHAPDVPVVQVVTGEDAGMNATVVIPGADVTDESDVKLGTRVMTAVVAAARELAKPGDTVLLAPAGASFDQFTGYADRGDAFAAAVRAAQQ
- the mraY gene encoding phospho-N-acetylmuramoyl-pentapeptide-transferase, with amino-acid sequence MRQILIAVAIALMVSILLTPALIRLFTRQGFGHQTREDGPPSHHAKRGTPSMGGVAIVAGIWAGYLGTHLAGLAFDGEGVSASGLLVLGLATVLGGVGFLDDLIKIRRSRNLGLNKTAKTVGQISAAVLFGVLVLGFHNASGLTPGSPDLSYVREIATVTLTPALFVLFCVVIVTSWSNAVNFTDGLDGLAAGTMAMVTGAYVLVTFWQYRNACVTAPGLGCYNVRDPLDLAIVAAATAGACIGFLWWNAAPAKIFMGDTGSLALGGIIAGLSVTSRTEILAVVLGSLFVAEAGSVVLQILAFRTTGRRVFRMAPFHHHFELSGWAETTVIIRFWLLTAITCGLGVALFYGEWLGAVGA